Proteins found in one Subtercola endophyticus genomic segment:
- a CDS encoding VIT1/CCC1 transporter family protein — translation MTSDSATSSPTHARPEPHAGSLAGRLNWLRAGVLGANDGIVSVAAIVVGVASANAPTAAIVAAGSAALVGGAISMALGEYVSVSSQRDSQQALIEKERAELHDDPAGELDELTDLYRAQGLSDKTARQVAVELTEKNALKAHLAMELNLDENDIASPWAAAGASALSFVVGGILPLLAILLPPTTIRVPLTFAVVIVALAATGITGAVLGESRVVRATLRVVIGGALALAATFVIGSLLGTSGIG, via the coding sequence ATGACGAGTGATTCGGCCACATCGTCGCCGACACACGCCCGCCCCGAGCCGCACGCCGGCAGCCTCGCGGGCCGACTGAACTGGCTGCGCGCCGGCGTTCTCGGCGCAAACGACGGAATCGTCTCGGTGGCCGCGATCGTGGTCGGCGTCGCGAGCGCGAACGCCCCCACGGCGGCGATCGTGGCCGCCGGTTCGGCCGCGCTGGTCGGAGGCGCCATCTCGATGGCGCTCGGCGAGTACGTCTCGGTGAGCAGCCAGCGCGACTCGCAGCAGGCCCTCATCGAGAAAGAACGTGCCGAGCTGCACGACGACCCTGCGGGTGAACTGGACGAACTCACCGACCTCTACCGCGCCCAGGGCCTGTCCGACAAGACAGCCCGGCAGGTTGCGGTCGAACTCACCGAGAAGAACGCCCTCAAGGCCCACCTCGCCATGGAGCTGAACCTCGACGAGAATGACATTGCCAGCCCGTGGGCGGCGGCCGGGGCATCCGCTCTCTCGTTCGTCGTGGGTGGCATTCTGCCCCTGCTGGCCATCTTGCTGCCGCCGACGACGATACGTGTGCCGCTGACCTTCGCCGTCGTCATCGTCGCCTTGGCTGCCACCGGAATCACGGGTGCGGTGCTCGGCGAGAGTCGGGTGGTTCGGGCGACTCTGCGCGTCGTCATCGGCGGCGCGCTCGCTCTGGCCGCCACGTTCGTGATCGGCTCGTTGCTCGGCACCTCCGGCATCGGCTGA
- a CDS encoding alanine--tRNA ligase-related protein, which yields MDAHEIRNSYLHYLESRGHTVIPAANLVPADTSTLFTGSGMQALLPYLLGEQHPDGVRLTDSQPCVRAQDIDEVGDNRHTTFFEMLGNWSLGDYFKEQQIRQFFTFLVDIVGLDAYRLSVTCFIGDEANGIPRDDEAAQIWQTVFAERGIEAQIAAIGSQADGDARGVHPGERIFFYDGGENWWSRGGSLDGTPIGDPCGPDSEVFYDFGPEHHDASFGKAHPASDSGQYMEIGNQVFMQYRRREDGSFEPLARRNVDFGGGLERIAAAAIHSSDVFRISLLWPIVEKLQQLTGRSYVDETESMRIIVDHLRGATFLAVDGVRPSNKEQGYVMRRLLRRAIRFALALGLSENFFGEIVPVIADLYADDYPEVRQHRAEVIEVLVKEERAFRRTLAAGLTAVAGFAGRTMTGHDVFVLSDTSGFPKELSVEEARRLGIDVHPDWQADFEAAMDEQRARSRAATRLGAAGLPGGAVSAVSPER from the coding sequence ATGGACGCCCACGAGATTCGCAACTCCTATCTGCACTACCTCGAGAGCCGTGGCCACACGGTCATTCCGGCCGCCAATCTCGTTCCAGCCGACACCAGCACGCTCTTCACGGGTAGTGGCATGCAGGCACTTCTGCCCTATTTGCTGGGCGAACAGCATCCGGATGGCGTGCGGTTGACCGACAGCCAGCCCTGCGTGCGCGCGCAAGACATCGACGAGGTCGGCGACAACCGGCACACCACCTTCTTCGAAATGCTTGGCAACTGGAGCCTCGGCGACTACTTCAAAGAGCAGCAGATTCGGCAGTTCTTCACGTTTCTCGTCGACATCGTCGGCCTCGATGCGTATCGGCTCTCGGTGACCTGCTTCATCGGCGACGAAGCCAACGGCATTCCGCGCGACGACGAGGCGGCGCAGATCTGGCAGACCGTCTTCGCCGAACGCGGCATCGAGGCACAGATCGCGGCCATCGGCAGCCAGGCCGACGGGGATGCCCGTGGTGTGCACCCGGGCGAACGCATCTTCTTCTACGACGGCGGCGAGAACTGGTGGTCGCGCGGCGGATCACTCGACGGCACCCCCATCGGCGACCCCTGCGGCCCCGACAGCGAGGTGTTCTACGACTTCGGGCCCGAGCACCATGACGCCTCGTTCGGCAAGGCGCACCCCGCGAGTGACAGCGGTCAGTACATGGAGATCGGCAACCAGGTCTTCATGCAGTACCGGCGCCGCGAAGACGGCTCGTTCGAACCCCTCGCCCGCCGCAATGTCGACTTCGGGGGCGGGCTGGAACGCATTGCGGCGGCCGCGATCCATTCCTCCGACGTCTTTCGCATCAGCCTGCTCTGGCCCATCGTCGAGAAGCTGCAGCAGCTCACCGGCCGGTCGTATGTCGATGAGACCGAGTCGATGCGCATCATCGTCGATCATCTGCGCGGCGCGACCTTTCTCGCCGTCGACGGAGTGCGGCCGTCGAACAAAGAGCAGGGTTACGTCATGCGCCGCCTGCTGCGGCGGGCCATCCGGTTCGCCCTCGCACTGGGGCTGAGCGAGAACTTCTTCGGCGAGATCGTGCCCGTGATCGCCGACCTGTACGCCGATGACTACCCCGAGGTTCGGCAGCATCGCGCCGAGGTGATCGAGGTGCTCGTCAAAGAAGAACGGGCGTTTCGGCGCACCCTTGCGGCCGGGCTTACAGCGGTCGCCGGATTCGCGGGGCGCACGATGACCGGCCACGATGTGTTCGTGCTCTCAGACACGAGCGGCTTTCCGAAAGAGCTGAGCGTCGAAGAGGCGCGCCGGCTGGGTATCGACGTGCACCCCGACTGGCAGGCCGACTTCGAGGCGGCGATGGATGAACAGCGGGCTCGTTCGCGGGCCGCGACCCGCCTCGGCGCAGCCGGTCTGCCGGGCGGCGCGGTCAGCGCGGTCAGCCCAGAACGCTAG
- a CDS encoding TIGR03620 family F420-dependent LLM class oxidoreductase, protein MDATKTNLTGQFGVWRRSPDIDGPLARTVEQVGFGSLWLGGAPADFEPLVLEVLDATETLTVATGIANIWKTEPAAAAESYRRIDAAHPGRFLLGLGPGHRESVGPGAAKPYTALTEYLDELDALGFDRSRIVLAALGPRVLELARDRTAGAHPYLVTPEHTADARQLLGPAALLVPEQHVILDENPVTARAAARAALAMYLGLVNYRRSWLRLGYTEADLADGGSDRFVDEVVAHGSPADIAAALRAHIDAGADQALVQVIGDGSPLPALTALSEALGLVRRE, encoded by the coding sequence ATGGATGCAACGAAGACGAACCTGACCGGCCAGTTCGGCGTGTGGCGCAGAAGCCCCGACATCGACGGCCCCCTCGCCCGAACGGTAGAACAGGTGGGCTTCGGCTCGCTGTGGTTGGGCGGGGCTCCGGCCGACTTCGAACCCCTGGTGCTCGAGGTGCTCGACGCGACCGAGACGCTCACCGTCGCGACCGGAATCGCGAACATCTGGAAGACCGAGCCCGCCGCCGCGGCAGAGAGCTACCGGCGCATCGATGCGGCGCATCCGGGGCGCTTTCTGCTCGGGCTCGGGCCGGGGCACCGGGAATCCGTCGGCCCCGGCGCCGCCAAGCCCTACACCGCTCTCACCGAATACCTCGACGAGCTCGACGCCCTCGGGTTCGACCGTTCCCGCATCGTTCTCGCCGCCCTCGGGCCGCGCGTGCTGGAGCTGGCCCGCGACCGCACGGCGGGCGCCCACCCGTACCTGGTCACCCCCGAGCACACCGCGGATGCCCGGCAGCTGCTCGGCCCGGCCGCCCTGCTCGTTCCGGAACAGCACGTGATTCTCGACGAGAACCCCGTCACGGCCCGTGCCGCAGCCCGCGCCGCCCTCGCGATGTACCTGGGACTGGTCAACTACCGACGCAGCTGGCTGCGCCTCGGTTACACCGAAGCCGATCTGGCCGACGGCGGCAGCGACCGCTTCGTCGACGAGGTCGTGGCTCACGGCTCACCCGCCGACATCGCCGCCGCCCTGCGCGCCCACATCGACGCCGGCGCCGACCAGGCACTCGTCCAGGTCATCGGCGACGGATCCCCCCTTCCCGCGCTCACCGCCCTCAGCGAGGCGCTCGGGCTCGTGCGTCGCGAATAG
- a CDS encoding APC family permease encodes MSTNPALARRLGLADAVTIGLGSMIGAGIFAAFAPAAAAAGAGLLIGLAIAAVVAYCNASSSAQLAAQYPTSGGTYVYGRERLGEWPGYLAGWSFVIGKTASCAAMALTFAAYAAPVGWQKPTAVVAVLALAAVNYFGVSRTARLTRIIVVVVLLVLALVVVAGLSSGGQRSAAVDAGLFEGGWYGILQSAGLLFFAFAGYARIATMGEEVKNPRRTIPRAILTALTIALVIYAVVAVTVLVVIGPTQLASSVAPLVDVVTASGWSWATPIVRVGAAAAALGALLALIAGIGRTTLAMARNSDLPRWLAAVHPKYRVPHHAEIALAVVVSILILSVDLRGAIGFSSFGVLLYYFVANVSAFTQTTADRRFPRAVQLLGAAGCLVLVVTLPPTAIVVGIVVLVVGLGYRLIRLRVLQAG; translated from the coding sequence ATGTCGACCAACCCTGCCCTGGCCCGACGGCTCGGACTCGCCGATGCTGTGACCATCGGCCTGGGCTCGATGATCGGTGCCGGAATCTTCGCGGCCTTCGCGCCGGCGGCTGCCGCAGCGGGCGCGGGGCTGCTGATCGGGCTGGCCATCGCCGCCGTCGTGGCGTACTGCAACGCGTCGTCGTCGGCCCAGTTGGCCGCGCAGTACCCGACGTCGGGCGGCACCTACGTCTATGGGCGCGAGCGACTCGGCGAGTGGCCGGGTTACCTTGCGGGGTGGAGTTTTGTCATCGGAAAGACCGCGAGCTGCGCCGCGATGGCCCTCACCTTCGCGGCGTACGCGGCGCCCGTCGGGTGGCAGAAGCCGACCGCCGTGGTGGCCGTTCTGGCGCTGGCCGCCGTGAACTACTTCGGGGTCTCGCGTACGGCGAGGCTGACGCGCATCATCGTGGTGGTCGTTCTGCTGGTGCTCGCCCTTGTCGTCGTTGCGGGTCTGTCGTCGGGTGGGCAGCGCTCGGCGGCGGTCGACGCAGGCCTGTTCGAGGGCGGCTGGTACGGCATCCTGCAGTCTGCCGGGCTGCTGTTCTTCGCCTTCGCCGGGTACGCCCGCATCGCGACCATGGGCGAAGAGGTGAAGAACCCGCGTCGAACGATTCCCCGCGCGATCCTGACCGCGCTGACGATCGCTCTCGTGATCTATGCGGTCGTCGCCGTCACGGTGCTGGTCGTGATCGGCCCCACGCAGCTCGCCAGCAGTGTGGCGCCGCTGGTCGACGTCGTGACAGCGAGCGGATGGTCGTGGGCCACTCCGATCGTGCGCGTCGGCGCCGCCGCTGCCGCGCTGGGCGCACTGCTTGCCCTCATCGCGGGGATCGGCCGCACCACGCTCGCGATGGCCCGCAACAGCGACCTGCCGCGCTGGCTCGCGGCCGTGCATCCGAAGTACCGGGTTCCGCATCACGCCGAGATCGCGCTGGCGGTTGTGGTGAGCATCCTGATTCTGAGCGTCGACCTGCGCGGGGCGATCGGGTTTTCGTCATTCGGCGTGCTGCTGTACTACTTCGTAGCCAACGTCTCGGCGTTCACGCAGACCACGGCCGACCGGCGGTTTCCGCGTGCCGTACAGCTTCTCGGCGCGGCCGGCTGCCTGGTTCTGGTCGTGACTCTGCCGCCGACGGCCATCGTCGTCGGCATCGTCGTGCTGGTGGTGGGCCTCGGCTACCGCCTGATTCGGTTGCGCGTGCTGCAGGCCGGTTAG
- a CDS encoding LLM class flavin-dependent oxidoreductase has product MSTETSARRPFTLGFHTRIPFTPGRQAEGLREGIELFRIAEQLGFDSGWVYQRHFDNYLASPLVFHAAVAQHTERIGLGTAIIGIRYEDPVLLAEAAGTADLLTGGRLQLGLGTGQGGYGRLFGQQPNDGREQSQARLATFLRGIRGEVLDTIDDVDAPIAFGTELTAGPVSPGLPERVWFGGGSVESAERVGRQGLRLLLSTILTGTIDDYNAEQLRAIEVYRRVHTGPFEPQVSVSRSFLPAASAEQARAYAAYDEERRTLGPGAARPAGALTPASSGAGRFSVSPVIHGDPSFVVDTLLADQAVQQADNLIAFLPPSFGLAENIALLEAIVEKVGPQIGWAPAKN; this is encoded by the coding sequence ATGTCGACCGAAACCTCCGCACGACGCCCGTTCACCCTCGGCTTTCACACGCGCATCCCTTTCACGCCGGGCCGACAGGCCGAGGGCCTACGTGAGGGTATCGAGCTCTTCCGCATCGCCGAACAGCTCGGTTTCGACTCGGGCTGGGTGTACCAGCGGCACTTCGACAACTACCTCGCCTCCCCCCTCGTCTTTCATGCGGCCGTCGCGCAGCACACCGAACGTATCGGGCTCGGCACCGCCATCATCGGCATCCGCTACGAAGACCCGGTGCTGCTCGCCGAGGCCGCCGGCACGGCCGACCTTCTGACCGGCGGCCGGCTCCAGCTCGGCCTCGGCACCGGCCAGGGCGGCTACGGCAGGCTCTTCGGGCAGCAGCCGAACGACGGGCGCGAACAGTCGCAGGCCCGCCTGGCGACGTTCTTGCGCGGCATCCGCGGCGAGGTACTCGACACCATCGACGACGTGGATGCGCCCATTGCCTTCGGCACCGAACTCACCGCGGGACCGGTCAGCCCCGGCCTGCCCGAGCGGGTGTGGTTCGGCGGCGGCTCGGTCGAGTCGGCCGAACGGGTGGGGCGGCAGGGACTACGGCTACTGCTGAGCACGATTCTGACGGGCACCATCGACGACTACAACGCCGAGCAGCTGCGGGCCATCGAGGTCTACCGCCGGGTGCACACCGGCCCGTTCGAGCCGCAGGTCTCGGTCTCGCGTTCCTTCTTGCCTGCGGCGTCGGCAGAGCAAGCTCGGGCGTACGCCGCTTACGACGAAGAGCGCCGCACGCTCGGGCCGGGAGCCGCTCGGCCGGCTGGGGCGTTGACCCCGGCGAGCAGCGGTGCCGGCCGGTTCTCGGTCAGCCCGGTCATCCACGGCGACCCGTCGTTCGTCGTCGACACGCTGCTGGCCGACCAGGCCGTTCAGCAGGCCGACAACCTCATCGCCTTTCTGCCGCCTTCGTTCGGCCTGGCCGAGAACATCGCGCTGCTCGAAGCCATCGTCGAAAAAGTCGGCCCGCAGATCGGCTGGGCGCCCGCCAAGAACTGA
- a CDS encoding helix-turn-helix domain-containing protein: MDDRQNQLGEYLRARRELVTPEQAGIPVLGMRRVPGLRREEVAMLSGISAEYYLRLEQGRDRNPSMQVLESIARVLQLEGDTRDYLLTLGAARPRQARRRPRKETVSPTIARLVDSMQVPTFVEGRYLDVLAANALASALSPRLVVGRNRLLDFFLEPAEQELYTDWEPATRNLVAGFRQSMGTDTDDPRFVELVGELSIASPRFRQLWARHEVASRKGAPVRFTHPQVGELTLDREKLAISGADGLVLVIHHPEPGSESADKLALLASAALPSIRDARARAPR; this comes from the coding sequence ATGGATGATCGGCAGAACCAGCTCGGCGAGTACCTCCGTGCCCGCCGCGAACTCGTCACGCCCGAGCAGGCGGGCATCCCGGTTCTGGGCATGCGCCGGGTGCCCGGGCTGCGCCGCGAAGAAGTGGCCATGCTCTCGGGCATCAGCGCCGAGTACTACCTGCGCCTCGAACAGGGCCGGGACCGCAATCCGTCGATGCAGGTGCTCGAATCGATCGCTCGCGTGCTGCAGCTCGAGGGTGACACCCGCGACTACCTGCTGACCTTGGGCGCCGCCCGGCCCCGACAGGCGCGACGTCGACCTCGCAAAGAGACGGTTTCGCCGACCATCGCGCGGTTGGTCGACAGCATGCAGGTGCCCACGTTCGTCGAAGGCCGGTACCTCGACGTGCTGGCCGCGAACGCGCTGGCGTCTGCCCTGTCGCCGCGGCTCGTCGTGGGCAGAAACCGGCTGTTGGATTTCTTCTTGGAACCTGCCGAGCAAGAGCTCTACACCGACTGGGAGCCCGCCACCAGAAACCTCGTCGCCGGCTTTCGGCAGTCGATGGGAACCGACACCGACGACCCCCGTTTCGTCGAGCTCGTCGGTGAACTCTCCATCGCGAGCCCGCGTTTTCGGCAGCTCTGGGCGCGCCACGAAGTCGCCAGCCGCAAGGGTGCTCCGGTGCGCTTCACCCACCCGCAGGTCGGCGAACTCACGCTCGACCGCGAGAAGCTCGCCATCAGTGGCGCCGACGGCCTGGTGCTGGTCATCCATCACCCCGAACCGGGCAGCGAGAGCGCGGACAAGCTCGCGCTGCTCGCCTCCGCCGCGCTGCCCTCTATTCGCGACGCACGAGCCCGAGCGCCTCGCTGA
- a CDS encoding antibiotic biosynthesis monooxygenase family protein codes for MTVIKINAITVPADSGDELAKRFASRAGAVDGQSGFEGFELLKPVDDRTTWLVVTRWSDDESFQAWVNSPAFGHGHRSEAERSGQPAPAHVGVSSELWSYEVAGGSN; via the coding sequence ATGACCGTTATCAAGATCAACGCCATCACCGTTCCCGCCGACAGCGGAGACGAGCTCGCCAAGCGTTTCGCCTCCCGCGCCGGTGCCGTCGACGGGCAATCCGGCTTCGAGGGCTTCGAACTGCTGAAGCCAGTGGATGACCGTACCACCTGGCTCGTCGTGACCCGGTGGAGCGACGACGAGTCGTTCCAGGCCTGGGTGAACTCCCCCGCCTTCGGGCACGGCCACCGTAGCGAGGCCGAGCGCTCCGGCCAGCCGGCGCCGGCCCACGTGGGCGTGAGCAGCGAACTCTGGTCGTACGAGGTCGCAGGTGGCTCGAACTAG
- a CDS encoding LLM class flavin-dependent oxidoreductase: MTVEFVNAISTRPAKKTTIADTFRAGIDPAWLKRYARTIDEFGFDYTLVPYHSSGPDQYALAATILAATERLKTVVAVRPNTSFPTVAAQALATLDQLSEGRTIVHIISGSDDAEQQRQGDYLSKTERYERSTEFIQILRDVWTKKETFSHHGKYYDFDNFGPAFETFSGQSLPVSLGGSSDFAYTSGGQQADIFALWGEPLKETKQQIDRVYEEAHKAGRTERIRFWVTFRPVVAETDELAQQKARGIVEAATKLYGNFGQGATNVGTVRLQEIAKTAEYHEDGVLWTPRAFAGAGGASSLLVGSPETIAKTLVKYVELGADVISLPSLGDIGESIDTGRYIIPLVHDEIARRGINLEAAWEPAALAS; the protein is encoded by the coding sequence ATGACTGTCGAGTTCGTCAATGCGATCAGCACCAGACCTGCGAAGAAAACCACTATCGCCGACACGTTCCGGGCCGGAATCGACCCCGCGTGGCTGAAGCGGTACGCGAGAACGATCGACGAGTTCGGTTTCGACTACACGCTTGTTCCGTATCACTCGTCGGGGCCAGACCAGTACGCGCTGGCGGCGACCATCCTCGCCGCGACCGAACGGCTCAAGACGGTGGTCGCGGTGCGGCCGAATACGTCGTTCCCGACGGTCGCCGCACAGGCGCTCGCCACCCTCGACCAGCTCAGCGAGGGCCGCACGATCGTGCACATCATCTCGGGCAGTGACGACGCCGAGCAGCAGCGGCAGGGCGACTACCTCAGCAAGACGGAGCGCTACGAGCGGTCGACCGAGTTCATCCAGATTCTGCGTGATGTGTGGACGAAAAAAGAGACGTTCTCGCACCACGGAAAGTACTATGACTTCGACAACTTCGGCCCGGCCTTCGAGACGTTCTCGGGCCAGTCTCTGCCCGTTTCGCTGGGTGGATCATCCGATTTCGCCTACACCTCAGGAGGCCAGCAGGCCGACATTTTCGCGCTCTGGGGCGAGCCGCTGAAAGAGACCAAGCAGCAGATCGATCGTGTCTACGAAGAGGCGCACAAGGCCGGTCGTACCGAGCGCATTCGGTTCTGGGTGACTTTTCGCCCGGTGGTCGCCGAGACCGACGAGCTTGCCCAGCAGAAGGCTCGCGGCATCGTCGAGGCAGCCACGAAGCTGTACGGCAACTTCGGCCAGGGTGCCACGAACGTCGGCACCGTGCGTCTGCAAGAGATCGCCAAGACGGCCGAGTACCACGAAGACGGCGTGCTCTGGACTCCGCGCGCCTTCGCCGGGGCCGGCGGAGCCTCGTCGCTGCTGGTCGGGTCACCCGAGACCATCGCGAAGACGCTGGTCAAGTACGTCGAGCTGGGTGCCGATGTCATCTCGCTGCCGTCGCTCGGCGATATCGGCGAATCCATCGACACCGGGCGGTACATCATCCCGCTGGTGCACGACGAGATCGCGCGTCGCGGCATCAACCTCGAAGCCGCGTGGGAGCCTGCCGCGCTCGCATCGTAA
- a CDS encoding nuclear transport factor 2 family protein, with protein MTSSTSLLATDRLDITALLARHSYAVDHQNEALLRETVAADARIETLLDARAPAVGVDGLVALVALVTAPAPGITRETVFRNPLVSVDGGNATVVSELGLVELELLADGGAVRRQYDATSVDRLVRTPDGWRLAERRLHLADVDVASVAVPADRRALIEQGAGILTAAEFLGSSTDGTSTSGGTTGAGGAPGTSDASELLDVEAALAFAAFERDREATVAAGTSAATGTGTLSSRHLVSNVKVVVDGDRAQAESEFVRTTLTQAASGATSDTATGVTRRRTSGVELTELERSPDGWVISTRTEYLKSDARSSAELDETVRQAIAVGTRALGELVVPHPLALGEVTDARLAIREVLIRYSSVFDQERWGLIGEVFAPDAAFGDEPAGSGASSFVDGARAFYHDRLTGLHSIAEPVLRVDGDHAWAYTDFTTIAIHEPADGADDHLDRLRSGGFYVDELTRGESGWRVSRRAVAYSSSVRDTIDGGRELRPQIARTKAQFGAYSPAV; from the coding sequence ATGACCTCCTCCACTTCATTGCTCGCGACCGACCGCCTCGACATCACCGCCCTTCTCGCCCGGCACTCCTACGCCGTCGACCACCAGAACGAAGCGCTACTTCGCGAGACGGTGGCAGCGGATGCCCGCATCGAAACGCTGCTCGATGCACGGGCCCCGGCCGTGGGTGTCGACGGGCTCGTCGCGCTCGTCGCGCTCGTTACTGCGCCGGCGCCCGGAATCACCCGGGAGACGGTGTTCCGCAACCCGCTCGTGAGTGTCGACGGCGGCAACGCGACCGTCGTCTCGGAGCTCGGGTTGGTCGAGCTCGAGCTGCTGGCCGACGGTGGCGCCGTGCGCCGGCAGTACGACGCGACCTCGGTCGATCGGCTCGTGCGCACGCCCGACGGGTGGCGACTGGCCGAGCGCCGACTGCACCTCGCAGACGTCGACGTGGCGTCGGTAGCCGTGCCCGCCGATCGGCGCGCGCTGATCGAGCAGGGAGCCGGCATCCTGACTGCGGCGGAGTTCCTCGGGTCGTCGACCGACGGCACGAGCACCTCGGGTGGCACGACTGGCGCGGGTGGCGCGCCTGGCACGAGCGACGCGTCAGAGCTGCTCGATGTCGAGGCCGCACTCGCCTTCGCTGCGTTCGAGCGTGACCGCGAAGCCACCGTTGCCGCCGGCACGAGCGCTGCCACGGGCACGGGCACGCTCAGCAGCCGTCACCTCGTCAGCAACGTCAAGGTCGTTGTCGACGGCGACCGCGCGCAGGCGGAGTCCGAGTTCGTTCGCACCACGCTGACGCAGGCGGCCAGCGGCGCGACCAGCGACACGGCCACCGGCGTGACCCGCCGACGCACCAGCGGTGTCGAGCTGACCGAGCTCGAGCGCTCCCCCGACGGCTGGGTGATCTCGACACGCACCGAATACCTGAAGAGCGATGCCCGCAGCTCCGCCGAACTCGACGAGACCGTGCGCCAGGCGATCGCTGTGGGCACCAGGGCTCTGGGCGAACTGGTCGTGCCGCATCCGCTCGCCCTCGGCGAGGTCACCGACGCCCGCCTGGCGATTCGCGAGGTGCTGATTCGGTACTCGTCGGTGTTCGACCAAGAGCGCTGGGGGCTCATCGGCGAGGTTTTCGCGCCCGACGCCGCGTTCGGCGACGAGCCCGCCGGCTCGGGCGCGTCGTCGTTCGTCGACGGGGCGAGGGCGTTCTACCACGACCGTTTGACGGGACTGCACAGCATCGCCGAGCCGGTGCTGCGGGTCGACGGCGACCACGCCTGGGCGTACACCGACTTCACGACGATCGCCATTCACGAGCCGGCAGACGGGGCGGATGATCACCTCGACCGTCTTCGTTCGGGAGGTTTCTACGTCGACGAGTTGACCCGCGGCGAGAGCGGATGGCGCGTCTCGCGCCGCGCAGTCGCCTACAGCTCGAGCGTGCGCGACACCATCGACGGGGGCAGAGAACTGCGCCCGCAGATTGCTCGCACCAAGGCGCAGTTCGGGGCGTATTCGCCTGCCGTCTGA
- a CDS encoding ATP-binding protein, protein MAHFRIRDFHPDDIDSILHLWEEMRSSQTEPVYSLPEVLASCQQDHAVVAVIDDVVIGAAVGRAAHNQGWIVFLSTAPQHQRQGVGGRLLAALEKRMAPLGLSKLSVLLPDSTVPVDAFSEQGFETKQNLRYLERRIPVQRNELNALTELGGRILPRGLWESIGGMQKEKELLERRLVMPLANSDLADQFGVVPPSAVVLFGPPGTGKTTFARAIASRLEWSFVEVFPSRLAADPAGLAGALRETFAKIADLEHAVVFIDEVEEIAVQRGGEPPSAMQGVTNELLKIIPTFRDQPNRLLVCATNFIRSLDSAFLRHGRFDYVIPIGLPDPAARESIWARYIPAQSLGEVDLSALVERTEGFSPADIEYAARKASQSALEKALFSPVSPDGSAPASGPRTEDYLEAINSTRATVSAEVAQAFLEDIEGIARL, encoded by the coding sequence GTGGCCCACTTTCGCATTCGAGATTTTCATCCCGATGACATCGATAGCATTCTGCACCTCTGGGAAGAGATGCGGTCGTCGCAGACCGAGCCGGTCTACAGTCTTCCCGAGGTGCTGGCGTCGTGCCAGCAGGATCACGCCGTCGTCGCCGTGATCGACGATGTCGTCATCGGCGCAGCCGTCGGCCGAGCGGCTCACAATCAGGGCTGGATCGTGTTCTTGTCGACCGCACCGCAACACCAGCGCCAGGGGGTCGGAGGCAGATTGCTTGCTGCGCTCGAGAAACGCATGGCGCCCCTCGGGCTCTCGAAGCTCTCTGTTCTGTTGCCCGACAGCACGGTACCCGTCGACGCGTTCAGCGAGCAGGGCTTCGAGACGAAACAGAACCTCCGCTATCTCGAACGGCGCATTCCGGTGCAGCGCAACGAATTGAACGCCCTCACCGAATTGGGTGGGCGCATTCTGCCGCGAGGCCTGTGGGAGTCGATCGGGGGCATGCAGAAAGAGAAAGAACTGCTCGAGCGCCGACTCGTGATGCCGCTCGCGAACAGCGATCTGGCCGACCAGTTCGGCGTCGTTCCGCCCAGCGCGGTGGTGTTGTTCGGGCCGCCCGGAACCGGAAAGACCACGTTCGCCCGAGCGATTGCGTCACGACTCGAGTGGTCGTTCGTCGAGGTGTTTCCGTCGCGCCTTGCTGCCGATCCAGCCGGCCTGGCCGGGGCCCTGCGCGAAACGTTCGCGAAGATCGCCGACCTCGAACACGCTGTGGTGTTCATCGACGAAGTCGAAGAGATCGCGGTGCAACGCGGGGGTGAACCGCCGTCGGCCATGCAGGGCGTGACGAATGAGCTGCTGAAGATCATCCCGACGTTCCGCGATCAACCGAATCGTCTTCTGGTGTGCGCCACAAACTTCATTCGCTCGCTCGACTCCGCGTTTCTGCGGCACGGCCGATTCGACTACGTGATTCCCATCGGGCTGCCCGACCCTGCCGCTCGAGAGTCGATCTGGGCGCGCTACATTCCGGCGCAGTCGCTCGGCGAGGTCGATCTTTCGGCCCTGGTCGAGCGCACCGAAGGGTTCTCGCCCGCCGACATCGAGTACGCGGCGCGCAAGGCCTCCCAGAGCGCGCTCGAGAAGGCGCTCTTCTCGCCCGTCTCCCCCGACGGCTCTGCCCCCGCCTCGGGGCCGCGAACTGAAGACTATCTCGAAGCCATCAACTCCACCCGGGCCACCGTCTCGGCCGAGGTCGCCCAAGCCTTCCTCGAAGACATCGAGGGCATCGCCCGCCTCTGA